In Zalophus californianus isolate mZalCal1 chromosome 4, mZalCal1.pri.v2, whole genome shotgun sequence, the following proteins share a genomic window:
- the TDRKH gene encoding tudor and KH domain-containing protein isoform X1: MSTERTSWTSLSTIQKIALGLGIPASATVAYILYRRYRESREERLTFVGEDDIEIEMRVPQEAVKLIIGRQGANIKQLRKQTGARIDVDTEDVGDERVLLISGFPVQVCKAKAAIHQILTENTPVSEQLSVPQRSVGRIIGRGGETIRSICKASGAKITCDKESEGTLLLSRLIKISGTQKEVAAAKHLILEKVSEDEELRKRIAHSAETRIPRKQPISVRREEVTESGGAGEPALWKDAGTGAEPEPATPLGAPPQKGGGDTAVVGPEGAWEKPNGDSFQKSGAQTSPEMSMFEIPSPDFSFHADEFLEVYVSASEHPNHFWIQIIGSRSLQLDKLVSEMTQHYENSLPEDLTVHVGDIVAAPLPTNGSWYRARVLGTLENGNLDLYFVDFGDNGDCPLKDLRALRSDFLSLPFQAIECSLARIAPSGEQWEEEALDEFDRLTHCADWKPLVAKISSYVQTGISTWPKIYLYDTSNGKKLDIGLELVRKGYAVELLEDVEENRAVPDMLHDVATETDVSLSSVVAETKKSPGERANTLSCLSLSGFGPGFGAWREEPMIKEICAVLPLLRTRSGLLWTERFLSFCWTTRKSAG; encoded by the exons ATGTCCACTGAACGAACTTCTTGGACAAGTTTGTCCACGATTCAGAAAATAGCACTGGGCCTTGGGATCCCAGCCAGTGCAACGGTTGCCTATATCCTATACCGCAGATACAGGGAAAGCAGAG AAGAGCGGTTGACATTTGTTGGGGAGGATGACATTGAGATAGAGATGCGAGTTCCCCAGGAGGCTGTGAAGCTCATCATTGGCCGGCAAGGAGCCAATATTAAACAG TTGCGGAAACAGACAGGTGCTCGGATTGATGTGGACACGGAGGATGTAGGCGATGAACGGGTGCTGCTTATCAGTGGGTTTCCTGTTCAGGTGTGCAAGGCCAAAGCAGCCATCCATCAGATCCTGACAGAGAATACCCCCGTGTCTGAGCAGCTCTCAGTTCCCCAGAGATCCGTGGGCAGGATCATAG ggagaggtggggagactATTCGTTCTATCTGTAAGGCCTCTGGAGCCAAAATTACCTGTGACAAAGAATCAGAGGGGACATTGCTACTATCGAGACTGATAAAAATCTCAGGAACACAAAAGGAAGTGGCAGCAGCCAAG CATTTGATATTGGAGAAAGTTTCAGAAGATGAAGAACTTCGGAAAAGAATTGCTCATTCTGCAGAAACCAGAATCCCACGCAAGCAGCCAATCAGTGTAAGAAGAGAGGAAGTGACAGAGTCTGGTGGAGCTGGAGAGCCAGCTTTGTGGAAAGACGCTGGTACTGGTGCAGAGCCGGAGCCAGCTACACCACTGGGAGCTCCTCCCCAGAAAGGAGGCGGTGACACGGCTGTTGTAGGGCCAGAAGGTGCTTGGGAGAAACCTAATGGTGACAGCTTTCAGAAATCTGGAGCCCAGACCAGTCCAGAGATGTCCATGTTTGAAA TCCCCAGTCCTGACTTCAGTTTCCATGCCGATGAGTTCCTGGAAGTCTATGTCTCTGCCTCTGAACATCCCAACCACTTCTGGATCCAGATCATTGGCTCCCGCAGCCTGCAGCTGGATAAGCTTGTCAGTGAGATGACCCAGCACTATGAGAATAGTCTA CCTGAAGACTTGACTGTGCACGTGGGAGACATTGTAGCAGCACCTTTACCTACAAATGGTTCCTGGTATCGAGCTCGGGTCCTTGGCACCTTGGAGAATGGGAACCTGGACCTCTACTTCGTTGACTTTGGAGATAATGGAGATTGCCCACTGAAGGACCTCCGGGCACTCAG GAGTGACTTCCTAAGCCTTCCATTCCAAGCAATAGAGTGTAGTCTGGCACGGATCGCCCCCTCAG GTGAACAGTGGGAAGAGGAAGCTTTGGATGAGTTTGACAGACTCACTCACTGTGCTGACTGGAAGCCCCTGGTGGCCAAGATCTCCAGCTATGTCCAGACTGGGATCTCAACTTGGCCCAAGATTTACTTATATGATACTAGCAATGGGAAG aaacTTGATATTGGGTTAGAATTAGTTCGTAAAGGATATGCAGTTGAGCTCCTGGAGGATGTGGAAGAAAACAGAGCTGTCCCAGACATGTTGCATGACGTG GCCACAGAAACTGATGTGTCTCTCAGCAGCGTGGTCGCTGAGACCAAGAAGAGCCCTGGAGAGAGAGCAAATACCCTGTCCTGCCTCAGCTTATCAG GATTTGGCCCAGGATTTGGTGCCTGGAGAGAGGAGCCTATGATAAAAGAGATCTGTGCAGTCCTTCCTCTGTTACGTACACGATCTGGCTTGCTGTGGACCGAAcgttttctctccttctgttgGACTACCAGAAAGAGTGCGGGGTAG
- the TDRKH gene encoding tudor and KH domain-containing protein isoform X2, whose amino-acid sequence MSTERTSWTSLSTIQKIALGLGIPASATVAYILYRRYRESREERLTFVGEDDIEIEMRVPQEAVKLIIGRQGANIKQLRKQTGARIDVDTEDVGDERVLLISGFPVQVCKAKAAIHQILTENTPVSEQLSVPQRSVGRIIGRGGETIRSICKASGAKITCDKESEGTLLLSRLIKISGTQKEVAAAKHLILEKVSEDEELRKRIAHSAETRIPRKQPISVRREEVTESGGAGEPALWKDAGTGAEPEPATPLGAPPQKGGGDTAVVGPEGAWEKPNGDSFQKSGAQTSPEMSMFEIPSPDFSFHADEFLEVYVSASEHPNHFWIQIIGSRSLQLDKLVSEMTQHYENSLPEDLTVHVGDIVAAPLPTNGSWYRARVLGTLENGNLDLYFVDFGDNGDCPLKDLRALRSDFLSLPFQAIECSLARIAPSGEQWEEEALDEFDRLTHCADWKPLVAKISSYVQTGISTWPKIYLYDTSNGKKLDIGLELVRKGYAVELLEDVEENRAVPDMLHDVATETDVSLSSVVAETKKSPGERANTLSCLSLSEAASISGDDNLDDDYLL is encoded by the exons ATGTCCACTGAACGAACTTCTTGGACAAGTTTGTCCACGATTCAGAAAATAGCACTGGGCCTTGGGATCCCAGCCAGTGCAACGGTTGCCTATATCCTATACCGCAGATACAGGGAAAGCAGAG AAGAGCGGTTGACATTTGTTGGGGAGGATGACATTGAGATAGAGATGCGAGTTCCCCAGGAGGCTGTGAAGCTCATCATTGGCCGGCAAGGAGCCAATATTAAACAG TTGCGGAAACAGACAGGTGCTCGGATTGATGTGGACACGGAGGATGTAGGCGATGAACGGGTGCTGCTTATCAGTGGGTTTCCTGTTCAGGTGTGCAAGGCCAAAGCAGCCATCCATCAGATCCTGACAGAGAATACCCCCGTGTCTGAGCAGCTCTCAGTTCCCCAGAGATCCGTGGGCAGGATCATAG ggagaggtggggagactATTCGTTCTATCTGTAAGGCCTCTGGAGCCAAAATTACCTGTGACAAAGAATCAGAGGGGACATTGCTACTATCGAGACTGATAAAAATCTCAGGAACACAAAAGGAAGTGGCAGCAGCCAAG CATTTGATATTGGAGAAAGTTTCAGAAGATGAAGAACTTCGGAAAAGAATTGCTCATTCTGCAGAAACCAGAATCCCACGCAAGCAGCCAATCAGTGTAAGAAGAGAGGAAGTGACAGAGTCTGGTGGAGCTGGAGAGCCAGCTTTGTGGAAAGACGCTGGTACTGGTGCAGAGCCGGAGCCAGCTACACCACTGGGAGCTCCTCCCCAGAAAGGAGGCGGTGACACGGCTGTTGTAGGGCCAGAAGGTGCTTGGGAGAAACCTAATGGTGACAGCTTTCAGAAATCTGGAGCCCAGACCAGTCCAGAGATGTCCATGTTTGAAA TCCCCAGTCCTGACTTCAGTTTCCATGCCGATGAGTTCCTGGAAGTCTATGTCTCTGCCTCTGAACATCCCAACCACTTCTGGATCCAGATCATTGGCTCCCGCAGCCTGCAGCTGGATAAGCTTGTCAGTGAGATGACCCAGCACTATGAGAATAGTCTA CCTGAAGACTTGACTGTGCACGTGGGAGACATTGTAGCAGCACCTTTACCTACAAATGGTTCCTGGTATCGAGCTCGGGTCCTTGGCACCTTGGAGAATGGGAACCTGGACCTCTACTTCGTTGACTTTGGAGATAATGGAGATTGCCCACTGAAGGACCTCCGGGCACTCAG GAGTGACTTCCTAAGCCTTCCATTCCAAGCAATAGAGTGTAGTCTGGCACGGATCGCCCCCTCAG GTGAACAGTGGGAAGAGGAAGCTTTGGATGAGTTTGACAGACTCACTCACTGTGCTGACTGGAAGCCCCTGGTGGCCAAGATCTCCAGCTATGTCCAGACTGGGATCTCAACTTGGCCCAAGATTTACTTATATGATACTAGCAATGGGAAG aaacTTGATATTGGGTTAGAATTAGTTCGTAAAGGATATGCAGTTGAGCTCCTGGAGGATGTGGAAGAAAACAGAGCTGTCCCAGACATGTTGCATGACGTG GCCACAGAAACTGATGTGTCTCTCAGCAGCGTGGTCGCTGAGACCAAGAAGAGCCCTGGAGAGAGAGCAAATACCCTGTCCTGCCTCAGCTTATCAG AAGCTGCCTCCATATCTGGTGACGACAACCTGGATGATGACTACTTACTCTGA